GCGTCCCACACTCAAGATTGGAGTAACTTAAAAGAGAGGCCCTATGCACCCAACGATGAAGATCGGGATCGTCCCTGTAGCCGTCACTGCGCTCGCCGGAGGCGGCTTTGCCCTGTTTGGCGGAGGGGCTTTGCCAAAAGCCCAGCCCGTCGCAGAGCTGCCGGCAAATCCGGTTGCCGGAGTACAAACGCAAAAAGTCCAGGCAACCGGCGTCCCAACTCCGGAAACCGGCTGGCGTGAAGAAGTCCTGATGAAGGGTTTCAACGTGCCTTGGGGCATGGCGTTTTTGCCCGACGGAAAACTCCTTGTGACCGAGCGGGCAGGCCAGCTCTACCTGGTAGACCTCAAAGCCAACAGCAAAACCGAAGTGCCCGGCTTGCCCCCCATCCCCGAAATCGGCCAGGGTGGGCTGATGGATGTGGCCTTGCACCCCAACTTTGCCAAGAACCGCTGGGTCTATTTCACGGCCGCGCAAGGCAACGGCAGCGGCAACCACTCTGTTCTAATGAGGGGGACGTTCGACGGCGCCAAGATCAGCGACGCGAAAATTTTGTTCACCCCGAACTTCGATAAGCCCGGCGGGCAACACTTCGGATCGCGGATCCAGTTCCTCAAAGACGGCACGCTGCTCATGACCCTGGGCGATGGCGGCAACCCGCCGAACGCTATGAACGGCAAGCTCACCCGGTACTACGTCCAGGACATGGATTCCGATCTGGGCAAGATCCTGCGGCTCGATGAAAAAGGCAACCCCCCCAAAGACAACCCCTTTGCCGGACAAGCAGGAGCCCAGCCGGAAATCTACACCTTGGGGCACCGTAACGTACAAGGGATCACAATGGATCCCGCGACCGGCCGCGTCTTTGCCAACGAACATGGGGCGTTTGGGGGTGACGAAGTCAACGAAATCAAAAAGGGCCACAACTACGGCTGGCCAAAAGCGACATTCAGCAAGGAATACTCTGGCGCAACGATCACCGATATCACCTCGATGCCGGGAATGGACGACCCGCTCGTCGCTTGGACCCCGTGCCCCGCGCCAAGTGCCATTGCCTTCCTTTCAAGCGGGAAATATGGCGATTGGAAAGGCGACCTGTTCAGTGCCGGGCTTGCCGGGATGGACATCCGTCGGATCGACTTAGATAGCGCCGGAAAGGTGCAAGGCATGACGCGTTTGGAGATCAAAGACCGGGTCCGCAATGTGATCCAAGGGCCGGACGGGTTCCTCTACATTGCGATGGAAGGCAAAAACGGCCGGATTTCCCGCCTGATGCGGGACTGAGGCGTGCCCGGATCGCTCACCGCCGACGGTTGAACTAATGGCTCGGGACGCAGTGGCCACGGAAAACCCCGCGGCCACACCTTTTGTCAAGCCCAGGTCCGTATTCTTTATTTGGGGACGGCACCTTCTGAACTGGAGCGTGGGAACGACCCTCGGTAGCCCCCCAAGGCCGGAAAACCGCAATTTCTACCGGGTTCTCAGTGAACAATCAATAGCAATCGCCTCTGAAGTGAATATTATTGCAAAATAACGGGGCATTTCAGCTCTTGTGTGATAGCATAAGGGGACATCTTTGGCGATTTGCCGGAGTGACCATCATGCCTGCTCCAACACTTCACAAACTCGGAATCCTGGCCTTGGCTTTGGCCATAGCCGGGACCGCATCGGCCCAATTCGGCGACAAGGTCGTCGAACTCAGCCATATCACGCTCGCCCAACTCAGTGCCAGCTCAGGCAATGACTGCTGGGGCTATGTCAGCCCCTCTGGGCGCGAATATGCCCTGATGGGGTGCAACAACAAAGTCGCGGTCATCGAAATCACCAACCCGACTAACCCGGTGATCGTCAAAACGATTCCGCACAGCAGCAGCACTTGGTGCGACATCAAAACCTACGGCCACTACGCCTATGCGGTCACCGAGACGTCCGGAACGGGGATCCAGGTCATCGACCTGGGTGATGTCGACAACGGCAATGTCACGCTGGTGCAAACTCTCACGAGCCCGAGCCGAACCCACAACATCCATGTCGATACCGTCAATGGGTTCCTTTATACGTGCGGGTCAAACGGGGGGACGGGCACCACGATGTGCTTCAGCCTGGCCAACCCCGCCGCTCCGGTGCGGGTCGGCCCGAATTCGATGACCACCAACTACCACCACGACGGACAGTTGGTCAGTTACACCACCGGGCCGCTGGCCGGCCACCAGATT
Above is a genomic segment from Armatimonadota bacterium containing:
- a CDS encoding PQQ-dependent sugar dehydrogenase, which produces MHPTMKIGIVPVAVTALAGGGFALFGGGALPKAQPVAELPANPVAGVQTQKVQATGVPTPETGWREEVLMKGFNVPWGMAFLPDGKLLVTERAGQLYLVDLKANSKTEVPGLPPIPEIGQGGLMDVALHPNFAKNRWVYFTAAQGNGSGNHSVLMRGTFDGAKISDAKILFTPNFDKPGGQHFGSRIQFLKDGTLLMTLGDGGNPPNAMNGKLTRYYVQDMDSDLGKILRLDEKGNPPKDNPFAGQAGAQPEIYTLGHRNVQGITMDPATGRVFANEHGAFGGDEVNEIKKGHNYGWPKATFSKEYSGATITDITSMPGMDDPLVAWTPCPAPSAIAFLSSGKYGDWKGDLFSAGLAGMDIRRIDLDSAGKVQGMTRLEIKDRVRNVIQGPDGFLYIAMEGKNGRISRLMRD